CGCGGCGTCGGTGCCCTGCTTGGGCGCAAGCCAGATGTCGCCGAACTTGGCCATTTCGCCGAAGTCGCTGGACACCGCCACCGTCTTGGTACCCTTGTAGCGCACCTCGGTGTAAAAGTGGGCGTCCGGGGTGCGGGTCATCGGCACGTTGGAGCCCCACACCATCAGGTAAGTGGAGTTGTACCAGTCGGCAGACTCGGCCACGTCGGTCTGCTCGCCCCAGGTCTGCGGGCTGGCCGGCGGCAGGTCGCAATACCAGTCGTAGAACGACAGCGGCACGCCACCTATCAGGCTCAGGTAGCGGCTGCCGGCGGCATAGGACACCATGGACATCGCCGGAATCGGCGAGAAGCCGACCACGCGGTCCGGGCCGAATGTCTTGATGGTGAAGGCGTTGGCCGCGGCGACGATCTCGTTGGCCTCGTCCCAGCTGGCGCGCACGAAACCGCCCTGGCCCCGCGCGGACTTGTATTGCTTGGCGAGTTCGGGCGTCTGGCTGATCTTCTCCCAGGCCTCCACCGGGCTCAAGGTCTTGCGGGCGTCGCGCCACAGCCGGGCCAGCTGGCCGCGCAGCATCGGGTATTTGACGCGCTGGGCCGAGTACACGTACCAGCTGTAGGACGCGCCGCGCGGACAGCCGCGCGGCTCGTGGTTGGGCAGGTCGGGACGGGTGCGCGGGTAGTCGGTCTGCTGGGTTTCCCAGGTGATCAGGCCGTTCTTCACATACACCTTCCAGCTGCAGGAGCCGGTGCAATTGACGCCGTGGGTGGAACGCACGATCTTGTCGTGCTGCCAGCGCTGGCGGTACGCGTCTTCCCAGCCGCGGTCTTCGTTCACCACCGCGCCGTGGCCGTCGGCGAAGGTGCTCTTGACCTTGCCGAGGAAATTCAGTCTGTCGAGAAAATGGCTCATTTTGCCTCCATGCGCGCCGGGAATCCTGTCCTGCGTCGCCGCCGCCCGGCTGCCGATACTGGTTGCGATAATCCTTAGCCTACCGTCCGCCCCCTCACTGCCCAATCGGCCAGTAGGGGTGAGCGGCACAGGCATAGGAAGGGGTCCGGCTAAGCCTTAAGGAGTAGTCCGGGATAGAACGAAAGCCGGACGGGAAAAAAGCGCCCGCGGGCGCTTTTCATTCCGTCCAACCGTAGGGTGCAATACCCGGCTAGCACGCTCTGCCGGGCATTGCGCCGGCCAATCAGCAACGCACTTCCGCGTTCTTGCGGGCGTAGTACCAGCCGTTGATCGCCAGGCAGCTCAGGTAGAAGGCGATGAACAGGTACAGCGCCGCCTCTACCCCGCCGGTCATCGCGATGGAGGTGCCGTAGCTCTTGGGGATGAAGAAGCCGCCGTAGGCGCCGATCGCGCCGGCGAAACCGAGCACCGCCGCCGCCTCGCGGGTGGCGTCCTGGGTGGCCTGCCGCATGGCCGACTCGCCCGGGCCGGCCATGCGCTGGTGCAGCGTCAGGAAAATGGCCGGCACCTGCATGAAGGTGGAGCCATTGCCGACGCCGGTCAGCGCGAACAGGCACAGGAACATCGCGAAGAAACCGTAGAAGTTGCCGCCCTGGCCGCCGTGCGGCAGGAAAAAGATCACGCCCAGCACGCCCAGCACCATCAGCGCGAACACCGTCTGCGTCACCTTGGCGCCGCCTATCTTGTCGGCCAGCCAGCCGCCCAGCGGGCGGGTCAGCGCGCCGACCAAGGGGCCCAGGAAGGCGTAGCGGGTGGGGTCGATGTCGGGGAACTGGCCCTTGACCAGCAGCGGGAAGCCGGCGGAGAAGCCGATGAAAGAACCGAAGGTGCCCACGTACAGCCAGCACATCAGCCAGTTATGCTTGCGGGTGAAGATCACCGCCTGCTCGGAAAACGAGGATTTGGCCGAGGCCAGGTCGTTCATGCCGAACCAGGCCGCCAGCGTGGACAGCACGATGAACGGCACCCAGACGAAGCCGGCGTTCTGCAGCCACATCTGTTTGGCTGCCGCGCCCTTCACCCAGTGCTGCGGATCGCCGCCCAACTGGCCGAACAGGCCCATGGTGATGACGATGGGCACCACGAACTGCACGATGGATACGCCCAGATTGCCCAGGCCGGCGTTCAGGCCCAGCGCGGTGCCCTTTTCCGACTTGGGGAAGAAGAAGCTGATATTGGCCATGCTGGAGCTGAAATTGCCGCCGCCGAAGCCGCACAGCAGCGCCAGCGTCACCATGGTCACATAGCTGGTGTCCGGGTTCTGCACCGCGAAGCCTATGCCCACCGCCGGAATCAGCAGGCTGGCGGTGGAGATCGCCGTCCACTTGCGGCCGCCGAACACCGGCACCATGAAGGAATAGAAGATGCGCAGCGTGGCGCCGGACAAGGCCGGCAGCGCCGCCAGCCAGAACAGCTGGTTCTGGGTGTAGCCGAAGCCGATATTGGGCATGTTCAGCACCGCCACGCTCCACACCTGCCAGATCACGAAGGCCAGCGTCAGCGCCGGAATCGAGATCCACAGGTTGCGCCGCGCCACCGAGCGTCCCTGCTGCTGCCAGAACGAAGCCGATTCCGGCTCCCAGTGTTTGATCAGATAAGTCATCAGTGTCTCCCGCGCCGCGCTCAGCCGCGTTCGTTGGTCAAGGGAATGGGATTGACGGGCTCGGCCGCGCGCGCCCGCGCCTTGGCTCTTGCCGCCGATTTGAAGGAAAAATGCATCCACACCAGGCTGACGCACACCGTGCCGTACAGCAGCATGAAGGCGCTGCTGCGCACGCCGGTCAGGTCGAGCAAGACGCCGAACAGGATGGGCAGCAGGAAGCCGCCCAGGCCGCCGGACAGGCCGACCACGCCGGACACCGCGCCGATGGAGTCGGGAAATTCGTCGGAGATGAACTTGAACACCGAGGCCTTGCCTATCGCCATCGCCACGCCCACCAGGAACAGCAGGCCGGTGAACAGGTAGACGTTGAGGCCGATGTGCAGGCTGAGCGGCCCGCCGGTGGTCGCCACGCGCATCTCGGTCTGCGGATAGGACAGCAGGAAGAAGGCCACCCAGCACACCCACATCACCGCCCAAGTGACCACGTAGGGGCCGAAGCGGTCAGACAGATAGCCCCCCACCGCGCGCAGCACGCCGCCCGGCAAGGAGAAACAGGCCGCCAGCAACGCCGCGTGCTTCAGGTCCAGCCCGTACTCGCCGACGTAGTACTTGGTCATCCACAGCGCCAGCGCCACGTAGCCGCCGAACACCACCGAGTAGTACTGGCAATAGCGCAGCACCGCCGGATGCTTCATCAGCGCCAGCTGCTGGCGCAGCGTCACCGTGGACGGCGCCTTGTGGGCCGGATCGCTGAAGGAGAACAGCCAGAACAGGATGGCGGCGGCCAGCATGATCAGCGCGTAGGCGGTGGGCACGCTCTGCCAGCCCCAGGCCAGGATCAGCGCCGGGGCCACCAGCTTGGTCAGCGCCGAGCCGGCGTTGCCGGCGCCGAAAATGCCCATGGCCAGGCCCTGCTGCTCCTTGCGGAACCAGCGCGCCACATAGGGCGTGCCGACCGAGAACGAACCGCCGGCCAGGCCGACGAATAGCCCGGCCAGCAGGAACTGCCAGTAGGCGCTGGCGAACTGCATCAGGTAGATGGGCAGCACGCAGCTGAGCATCAGCGCGAACAGCACCGGGCGGCCGCCGTAGCGGTCGGTCCAGATGCCCAGCGGCACGCGGATCAGCGAACCGGTCAGCACCGGCGTGGCGGCCAGGATGCCGAACTCGGTTTCATTGAGGCCCAGCTGCTGCTTGATCGGGATGCCCAGCACCGCGAACATCATCCAGACCATGAAGCAGAGGGTGAAAGCCAGCGTGCTGCTGGCCAGCACGCTGTAGCGTTTGAATGTCGGGGAAGTCATGGCGCCATATCCATGGAGTGGTCATGGCTACCACGATAAGCGACGGCGGCGCGCGCCGATATTCGTCTGTCGCAGGACTGTCAGTCTGCCAACGGACGAGGCGGATTAACCCTTACGGCTGGCGCCGGCTACTCCCAATGGGGGAGAGTCAGCCCGCGCGCCACCATTCCGGGTGCTGGGCCAGCGGCGCGGCGATGTCGGCGGCCAGGCCGTCCAGCAACGTCTGCAGTCCGGCAAGCAGCGCTCCAGGCTGGTCCGACGCCACCGGCTGGCTGCGGCTGAAGCCGCCGCGCGCCAGTATCCTGCCGTCGGCCGCGTTCTGCAGCTGCCAGGCCGCCTCCAGCGCCGCGCCCTGCCCCGGCTTCAGGCTGAGGCCGCGCACGTCTACGGCGATGCGCAGCTCGCCGCCGTCCATGCCCGGCTGCGGATAAGCGTAGACGCTGGCCACGCCGCTGGCGCGCGCCACGCCCAGGCTGAGCCGCTGCGCCAGCAAGCGGTCCAGCGGCGCGCTCCAGCGATCGAACTCCTGCAGTTTCAGCTCGCCGCCGCCCATGTCCAGCACCAGTTGCGGCCTATCCAGCGCCGCGGGCAGGCTCACCGGCCCCAGCAGCACCCGCTTGCCGAACTGGGCCTGCGCCTGCGGCGCGGCCGGCGCGTCCAGGCCGTAGAAACGGGACTGCGGCGACGCGCAGCCCGCCAGCGCGGCGGCCAGAAAAACGGCGGGAATCCAATGTCTGATCATGGTTGAGCCTCCTTGCCGCGCACCAGCGCCTCGGGATGGCGGTCCAGGTAATCGGCCAGCGCGCGGAAGCTGCGCGCGGTCTCCTTCACTTCCTGCGCGGCGGCGCGCACGTCCTGCTGCAGCGGCGAATCGGCGCGCATGGCCTGGCGGGTGGCCTCCAGCGTCTGCTGCAGCTGCTCCAGCGTCTTCAGCGTCTGGGGCACCGCGTCGCCGTTCAGGCCGTCGGACAGCTTCTTCACGCTGTCCAGCGTCTGGTGCAGCGATTTCAGCGAGGCGTCGGCCTCCTTGCCTATGCTGTCGAACGGCACCGCGTCCAGTTTCTTGACGATGCGCTGCAGCACCCGCTGCAGCTCCTCCAGGTCGCCCGAAATGGTCGGCAGCTCGGGCAGGCCGTTGCGCACGACCAGCTTGGCCGGCGGCGCGTCGCGGAAGAAGTCCAGCGCCACGTAGAGCTGGCCGGTGATCAGATTGCCGGAGCGCAGCTGGGCGCGCATGCCGTTGGCCACCAGCGCCTGCGGCGACA
This genomic window from Chromobacterium violaceum ATCC 12472 contains:
- a CDS encoding PqiC family protein encodes the protein MIRHWIPAVFLAAALAGCASPQSRFYGLDAPAAPQAQAQFGKRVLLGPVSLPAALDRPQLVLDMGGGELKLQEFDRWSAPLDRLLAQRLSLGVARASGVASVYAYPQPGMDGGELRIAVDVRGLSLKPGQGAALEAAWQLQNAADGRILARGGFSRSQPVASDQPGALLAGLQTLLDGLAADIAAPLAQHPEWWRAG
- a CDS encoding MFS transporter; its protein translation is MTSPTFKRYSVLASSTLAFTLCFMVWMMFAVLGIPIKQQLGLNETEFGILAATPVLTGSLIRVPLGIWTDRYGGRPVLFALMLSCVLPIYLMQFASAYWQFLLAGLFVGLAGGSFSVGTPYVARWFRKEQQGLAMGIFGAGNAGSALTKLVAPALILAWGWQSVPTAYALIMLAAAILFWLFSFSDPAHKAPSTVTLRQQLALMKHPAVLRYCQYYSVVFGGYVALALWMTKYYVGEYGLDLKHAALLAACFSLPGGVLRAVGGYLSDRFGPYVVTWAVMWVCWVAFFLLSYPQTEMRVATTGGPLSLHIGLNVYLFTGLLFLVGVAMAIGKASVFKFISDEFPDSIGAVSGVVGLSGGLGGFLLPILFGVLLDLTGVRSSAFMLLYGTVCVSLVWMHFSFKSAARAKARARAAEPVNPIPLTNERG
- a CDS encoding NarK family nitrate/nitrite MFS transporter; translated protein: MTYLIKHWEPESASFWQQQGRSVARRNLWISIPALTLAFVIWQVWSVAVLNMPNIGFGYTQNQLFWLAALPALSGATLRIFYSFMVPVFGGRKWTAISTASLLIPAVGIGFAVQNPDTSYVTMVTLALLCGFGGGNFSSSMANISFFFPKSEKGTALGLNAGLGNLGVSIVQFVVPIVITMGLFGQLGGDPQHWVKGAAAKQMWLQNAGFVWVPFIVLSTLAAWFGMNDLASAKSSFSEQAVIFTRKHNWLMCWLYVGTFGSFIGFSAGFPLLVKGQFPDIDPTRYAFLGPLVGALTRPLGGWLADKIGGAKVTQTVFALMVLGVLGVIFFLPHGGQGGNFYGFFAMFLCLFALTGVGNGSTFMQVPAIFLTLHQRMAGPGESAMRQATQDATREAAAVLGFAGAIGAYGGFFIPKSYGTSIAMTGGVEAALYLFIAFYLSCLAINGWYYARKNAEVRC